Proteins found in one Corynebacterium zhongnanshanii genomic segment:
- a CDS encoding HAD family hydrolase, whose protein sequence is MLFDLDGVITPTADLHRKAWARMFTAFFEQRGVRPYTEQDYFDYLDGRRRDEGVQAIVESRGMTLPVGEPDDAADVESVHGLGARKNEDFLQLVAEGVQAYPGSVQLLDAIRQRAQEAHTAQAGRSARKAPKIAIVSSSKNARPVLEAAGLLDRFELVVDGLVAVEQELPGKPAPDTYVYATQQLGVSVDRAVVVEDATSGVASGKAGGFGLVVGVNRGTGADALLDAGATLVVDDLAELL, encoded by the coding sequence GTGCTGTTTGACCTGGACGGCGTGATTACTCCCACCGCTGATCTGCATAGGAAGGCGTGGGCTCGCATGTTTACGGCCTTTTTTGAGCAGCGGGGCGTGCGGCCGTATACGGAACAGGATTACTTCGATTACCTCGATGGGCGCCGCCGAGATGAGGGAGTGCAGGCCATTGTGGAATCTCGTGGGATGACCTTGCCGGTCGGTGAGCCGGATGATGCCGCGGACGTGGAGAGCGTTCACGGCTTGGGCGCGCGGAAGAACGAGGACTTTCTGCAGCTCGTGGCAGAGGGTGTGCAGGCGTATCCAGGGTCGGTGCAGTTGTTGGATGCGATCCGGCAGCGCGCGCAGGAAGCGCACACAGCGCAGGCTGGACGATCCGCACGCAAGGCACCGAAGATCGCGATTGTGTCCTCCTCGAAGAACGCGCGGCCCGTGCTGGAGGCGGCCGGTCTGCTGGATCGCTTCGAGCTGGTTGTGGACGGCCTGGTGGCAGTGGAACAGGAGCTTCCGGGAAAGCCCGCGCCGGATACGTATGTGTATGCGACGCAGCAGCTGGGCGTGTCCGTGGATCGGGCTGTGGTGGTGGAGGATGCCACCAGCGGCGTGGCCAGCGGCAAGGCCGGAGGTTTCGGGCTTGTGGTGGGCGTGAACCGCGGGACGGGTGCAGATGCGCTGTTGGATGCGGGCGCCACGCTAGTTGTTGATGACCTGGCCGAGCTGCTATAA